The following are from one region of the Coffea eugenioides isolate CCC68of chromosome 2, Ceug_1.0, whole genome shotgun sequence genome:
- the LOC113762266 gene encoding peroxisome biogenesis protein 16, protein MEAYKRWVRRNKDYVHSMESLANGLTWLLPERFSDSEIGPEAVTSFFGIITAINEHIIETTPTQRVTGQAETSSFPYSLCITLLKDLETLVEVAAQQFYGDDRKWNFIAATEAIKVLVRLAMIKNSGYKMLLRGGETVYVEKGLDAVNYSKQRHGELVDPRSHNLKNHFQQTPWNLEGKALSALSRFGENARMVSERTWLSRVQHQQAIMEPPTLMVEKPSLSAFLSEKGVPGGLFVMGEVMFVIRPLLYVLLIRKYGTRSWFPWVMSLGVDLIGNGILSAVAVSRNSRKGPLFYLSNDERDELKRRKLLWALYLMRDPFFTKYTRKRLDHTRKLLEPVPVFGFFAEKLIELLVGAQTRYTYMSGS, encoded by the exons ATGGAGGCATACAAGAGATGGGTTCGGAGAAATAAAGATTATGTACACTCTATGGAGTCGCTAGCAAAC GGGTTGACATGGCTTCTTCCGGAACGGTTTTCAGACTCAGAAATTGGGCCAGAAGCAG TAACATCATTTTTTGGCATAATCACTGCTATAAATGAACACATCATTGAGACAACTCCAACCCAAAGAGTCACTGGCCAGGCTGAGACTTCTTCCTTCCCTTACTCGTTGTGCATAACTTTGCTTAAGGACTTGGAAACATTGGTTGAAGTGGCAGCTCAACAATTTTATGGTGATGACAGAAAATGGAATTTTATTGCTGCCACAGAAGCTATCAA GGTATTAGTTAGGCTAGCTATGATTAAGAACAGCGGATATAAAATGCTTTTGCGTGGTGGGGAGACTGTATATGTTGAGAAGGGATTAGATGCGGTTAACTACTCGAAACAGAGACATGGAGAATTGGTTGATCCCAGAAGccataatttgaaaaatcattttcagcaGACCCCATGGAATCTTGAAGGAAAGGCACTGTCAGCCTTGTCTAGGTTTGGTGAAAATGCCAGAATGGTCTCTGAGAGAACTTGGTTGAGTAGGGTCCAACACCAGCAAGCAATTATGGAGCCTCCAA CACTGATGGTTGAGAAACCCAGTCTATCCGCTTTCTTGTCTGAGAAGGGTGTTCCTGGGGGCTTGTTTGTGATGGGTGAGGTGATGTTCGTTATAAGACCCCTGCTGTATGTCCTATTAATAAGAAAATATGGGACTCGGTCTTGGTTTCCTTGGGTTATGTCATTGGGAGTTGACCTCATCGGGAACGGTATCCTTTCAGCTGTTGCAGTGTCACGGAACAGCAGGAAAGGCCCTCTATTCTATCTTTCCAACGACGAAAGGGATGAG CTAAAGAGGAGGAAGCTTTTGTGGGCACTTTACCTTATGAGAGATCCTTTCTTTACCAAGTACACACG GAAAAGACTTGACCATACCCGAAAGCTATTAGAACCTGTTCCTGTTTTTGGGTTCTTTGCAG AAAAActcattgaacttcttgttggaGCTCAGACACGCTACACCTACATGTCAGGTTCATGA
- the LOC113761615 gene encoding ubiquitin-related modifier 1 homolog 2-like: MKLTLEFGGGLELLCDSVKIHHVNVEPQAGESKLTMKHLLSWARTNLIKERPEMFMKGDSVRPGVLVLVNDCDWELSGQLDTNLEDKDIVVFISTLHGG, from the exons ATGAAGCTGACCCTTGAATTTGG TGGGGGGCTGGAACTTCTTTGTGATTCTGTGAAGATCCACCATGTTAATGTTGAACCACAAGCTGGAGAGTCAAAG TTAACAATGAAACACTTGCTCTCTTGGGCTCGCACCAATTTGATCAAGGAGAGGCCGGAAATGTTCATGAAAGGAGATTCTGT GAGACCTGGAGTTCTAGTCCTTGTAAATGACTGCGATTGGGAGCTAAGCGGTCAGCTCGATACAAATTTGGAAGATAAAGATATCGTGGTTTTCATTTCAACATTGCATGGTGGATAG